A single Hippocampus zosterae strain Florida chromosome 1, ASM2543408v3, whole genome shotgun sequence DNA region contains:
- the tsr2 gene encoding pre-rRNA-processing protein TSR2 homolog, translated as MSDSADMAAPADSRALFAEAVRATLRAWPALQIAVENGFGGAYGQEKAHWLADVVQQYFHDNPDLAQDEVEDFIGTLMDQEFHTLVDDGSLPQMCVQLMRMFSQWQQGALQQLSDSIHLLTQKQAPGTKVAAPPGQSDSDSDGPTQEMEMEMECASANTAHPPPPPPPHDDEDGWTLVGKRK; from the exons ATGTCTGACTCGGCAGACATGGCGGCGCCCGCTGATTCGCGTGCGCTTTTCGCCGAGGCGGTGAGAGCGACTCTGCGCGCGTGGCCCGCCCTGCAG ATTGCGGTGGAGAACGGCTTTGGAGGCGCCTACGGCCAAGAGAAAGCCCATTGGCTGGCCGATGTTGTCCAGCAGTACTTCCATGACAACC CCGATCTGGCGCAAGATGAAGTGGAAGATTTCATCGGCACCCTCATGGATCAAGAGTTTCACACCCTAGTGGATGATGGCAGTCTACCTCAG ATGTGCGTCCAACTCATGCGGATGTTCAGTCAGTGGCAGCAGGGGGCGCTGCAGCAACTGTCGGATTCCATCCACTTGCTGACGCAGAAGCAGGCGCCCGGGACAAAGGTCGCGGCCCCGCCCGGGCAGTCGGACTCGGACAGCGACGGCCCAACTCAG GAGATGGAGATGGAGATGGAGTGTGCGTCAGCCAATACAgcacatcctcctcctcctcctcctcctcatgatGACGAAGATGGATGGACTCTGGTTGGAAAGAGGAAGTAA